Proteins from one Candidatus Binatia bacterium genomic window:
- a CDS encoding DUF485 domain-containing protein: MHHLPTSNWSALAAQPEFRALVRARRRFVTPATFFFIAYYLALPVAVGFWPAVMSRPLWGPLTIAYAFALSQFAMAWILLALYLRRARKFDLQAALIRRHETRELFDARL, encoded by the coding sequence ATGCATCATCTACCGACGAGCAACTGGTCGGCGTTAGCCGCGCAACCCGAATTTCGCGCGCTCGTGCGAGCGCGGCGCCGGTTCGTCACGCCGGCGACGTTCTTCTTCATCGCCTACTATCTCGCGCTGCCCGTCGCCGTGGGATTCTGGCCGGCGGTCATGAGCCGGCCACTCTGGGGTCCGCTCACGATAGCTTACGCCTTCGCCCTGTCGCAGTTCGCGATGGCATGGATCCTGCTCGCGCTCTATCTACGGCGCGCGCGCAAATTCGATCTGCAGGCTGCCCTGATCCGAAGGCACGAAACCCGCGAGCTGTTCGACGCGCGCCTCTGA
- a CDS encoding helix-turn-helix domain-containing protein: MHVDRFFETTRGKIVSELRRRGSASAADLARSFGLSPNAVRQQMTVLERDGLVAERSVRRGPTKPTYEFSLTPEADKLFPQGYDKMLSAVLRELRNQFGSQGVERIFDGLSKRAIERARLEVTAQDPEQRVAQLTEMLRKTGVVAEYNLIDGGFVLHEHTCPYSSAAKENPEVCQVIHHVIDETLGGEHEQTESLAHGGKECRFELHPNTAPPIDDSRRGA; encoded by the coding sequence ATGCACGTCGACCGCTTCTTTGAAACGACCCGTGGAAAGATCGTCAGCGAGCTCCGCCGGCGCGGCTCCGCCTCGGCGGCGGACCTGGCACGCTCGTTCGGGCTTTCTCCCAACGCCGTCCGCCAACAGATGACGGTGCTCGAGCGCGACGGCCTGGTGGCCGAACGGTCGGTCCGACGCGGCCCGACGAAACCCACCTACGAGTTCTCGCTGACTCCCGAAGCGGACAAGCTTTTCCCCCAGGGTTACGACAAGATGCTGAGCGCGGTGCTACGCGAGCTCCGCAATCAGTTCGGCTCGCAGGGCGTCGAGCGCATCTTCGACGGTCTCTCCAAGCGTGCGATCGAGCGCGCGCGCCTCGAGGTCACGGCGCAAGACCCCGAACAGCGCGTCGCCCAGCTGACCGAGATGCTGCGCAAGACTGGCGTGGTGGCCGAATACAACCTGATCGACGGCGGATTCGTCCTGCACGAGCACACGTGCCCCTACTCGAGCGCCGCGAAGGAGAACCCCGAGGTCTGTCAGGTGATCCACCACGTGATCGACGAGACGCTCGGCGGCGAACACGAGCAGACGGAATCGCTGGCCCACGGCGGAAAAGAGTGCCGCTTCGAATTGCATCCCAACACGGCGCCCCCAATCGACGACAGTCGGCGTGGGGCGTAA
- a CDS encoding SufS family cysteine desulfurase: protein MSVTATPQKVDAIVADFPILARPTSRGKRLVYLDSAATSQKPKAVIQALVDYYEQYNANIHRGVYEIAARATAEFERARVKLARFIGADTAEIVWVRNTTEAINLVAYSWGGANLRPGDALLLTELEHHSDLVPWQLLAQRSGAELRFIPVDNRGLLVLDDLDRLLDGCKLVAIAHVSNTLGTIAPLETIVPRAHAAGAVVMVDGAQGAPHLPVDVKALDADFYTFSGHKMLGPTGIGVLYGKHELLRAMPPFFSGGDMIRKVEYAHTTFNDPPRKFEAGTSNIADAIAFGVAVEYLQALGMGWVREHERLLTGYALERLAEFEPRGLAIYGPRDPALVSGVISFNFADVHAHDLASILDTEGVCVRAGHHCTMPLMDKMGWAATARASFYIYNTEADVDALCAGIEKAARVFGI, encoded by the coding sequence ATGAGCGTGACGGCTACTCCGCAAAAGGTCGACGCGATCGTCGCGGATTTTCCGATTCTAGCGCGGCCAACCTCGCGCGGTAAGCGTCTCGTCTATCTCGACTCGGCGGCGACATCACAGAAGCCTAAAGCGGTTATCCAGGCGCTCGTGGATTATTACGAACAATACAACGCAAACATTCACCGCGGCGTGTACGAGATCGCCGCGCGGGCGACCGCGGAATTCGAGCGCGCCCGAGTCAAGCTCGCGCGATTCATCGGCGCGGACACCGCGGAGATCGTATGGGTGCGCAACACGACGGAAGCGATCAATCTGGTCGCCTATTCCTGGGGTGGCGCAAACCTGCGCCCCGGGGACGCGCTCCTGTTGACCGAGCTCGAGCATCATTCCGACCTCGTGCCGTGGCAGCTGCTGGCGCAGCGCTCGGGCGCGGAGCTACGTTTCATTCCGGTCGACAATCGCGGACTGCTCGTGCTCGACGACCTGGATCGACTGCTCGACGGCTGTAAGCTCGTCGCGATCGCGCACGTCAGTAACACGCTAGGCACGATCGCGCCGCTCGAGACGATCGTCCCGCGTGCCCACGCCGCGGGCGCGGTCGTCATGGTGGACGGGGCCCAAGGCGCGCCGCATCTGCCGGTCGACGTCAAGGCCCTCGACGCCGACTTCTATACGTTCAGCGGGCACAAGATGCTCGGGCCCACCGGAATCGGCGTCCTGTACGGCAAGCATGAGTTGCTCCGAGCGATGCCGCCCTTCTTCTCCGGCGGTGACATGATCCGCAAGGTCGAGTACGCGCACACGACGTTCAACGATCCGCCGCGCAAATTCGAGGCCGGTACCAGCAACATCGCCGACGCCATCGCCTTCGGCGTGGCGGTCGAATATCTGCAGGCGCTCGGAATGGGATGGGTGCGCGAGCACGAGCGGCTCCTCACGGGGTACGCGCTCGAGCGGCTCGCGGAGTTCGAGCCGCGCGGCTTGGCCATCTATGGCCCGCGCGATCCGGCGCTCGTCTCCGGCGTGATCTCCTTCAATTTCGCCGACGTTCACGCCCACGATCTCGCATCGATCCTCGACACCGAGGGAGTATGCGTGCGCGCCGGGCATCACTGCACCATGCCGCTGATGGACAAGATGGGATGGGCCGCAACCGCTCGCGCCTCGTTCTACATCTACAATACCGAGGCGGACGTCGACGCGCTGTGCGCCGGAATCGAGAAGGCCGCGCGCGTCTTCGGGATCTAG
- the sufC gene encoding Fe-S cluster assembly ATPase SufC gives MLQPGLHINDLRCRVAGNEILKGIDLTVEPGRVQALMGPNGSGKSTLAFSLTGHPLYEVTGSVDLDGEDLLALAPDKRARAGLFLSFQYPAAIPGVKVANFLHAARQAERPGDLPPAKFRALLLEKMEQLGIDPSFMGRYLNDGFSGGEKKRLEMLQLAVLAPKYAILDETDSGLDIDALKAVGSSIAALRASDEGANTGFLIITHYPRILQYVVPDRVHVMIDGRIVKTGGHDLAHRIEREGYDKVREESTAIA, from the coding sequence ATGCTTCAGCCAGGTCTCCACATCAACGATTTACGCTGCCGCGTGGCCGGAAACGAGATCCTCAAGGGAATCGACCTGACGGTCGAGCCGGGCCGCGTCCAAGCTCTCATGGGCCCCAACGGCAGCGGCAAGTCCACGCTTGCCTTTTCCCTCACCGGCCACCCGCTGTACGAGGTGACCGGCAGCGTCGACTTGGACGGCGAGGATCTGCTCGCATTGGCGCCGGACAAACGCGCGCGCGCCGGCCTGTTCCTCTCGTTTCAATATCCGGCCGCGATACCGGGTGTCAAGGTCGCCAACTTCCTCCACGCCGCGCGCCAGGCGGAGCGTCCCGGCGATCTTCCGCCGGCGAAGTTCCGCGCGCTCCTGCTCGAAAAGATGGAACAGCTCGGCATCGATCCTTCATTCATGGGGCGTTACCTCAACGACGGGTTCTCCGGCGGCGAGAAAAAGCGCCTGGAGATGCTGCAGCTCGCGGTGCTCGCGCCGAAATACGCGATCCTCGATGAGACCGACTCCGGTCTCGACATTGATGCGCTCAAAGCGGTCGGAAGTTCCATCGCGGCGCTCCGCGCGAGCGACGAAGGAGCCAACACAGGCTTCCTCATCATCACGCACTATCCGCGCATCCTGCAATACGTCGTTCCGGACCGCGTTCACGTAATGATCGACGGCCGGATCGTCAAGACGGGCGGGCACGACCTCGCGCATCGGATCGAGCGCGAAGGCTACGACAAGGTTCGCGAGGAGTCCACGGCAATTGCCTAG
- the sufD gene encoding Fe-S cluster assembly protein SufD has protein sequence MPSTLTVPGHELYERISSLEHPPLDRSARRAALERFFSLRSGREKPGRFWRLDFEAILPPAGAIDLSGGGFRVDNAGDGVLVCDLGTAVREHPDLLARAFGTTGIANTKFGALAEAFAGLGAFIYLPADRAYDEPILIRCDAAPGAAIFPWNVVLAERGASATIVERITGSGDAFVCGAAEIVTEENADVTYAVLQRASESARIITTRSARPGRDATVSWACAELGGRLAAGDLSVEFDHPGARADVTGIFFPRSTQHVDVVSTVDHRAGEATSETMIKSAASERGQARFLGNIRIAPHAQGSDARLRDDALLLSTTAHIDSVPALEIGANDVKAYHGATVGAIDVDQIFYMESRGIERYAAERMIALGFFEPAIERFPTARLRDEIRAALAEKLS, from the coding sequence TTGCCTAGCACGCTGACCGTTCCCGGCCACGAGCTCTACGAGAGGATTTCGTCCCTAGAGCACCCGCCGCTCGATCGCAGCGCGCGCCGAGCCGCGCTCGAACGCTTCTTCTCGCTGCGCAGCGGACGCGAAAAGCCAGGACGCTTTTGGCGCCTAGATTTCGAGGCGATCCTGCCGCCGGCCGGCGCGATCGATCTGAGCGGCGGCGGCTTTCGCGTCGATAACGCCGGCGACGGCGTGCTCGTGTGCGACCTGGGGACCGCGGTGCGCGAGCACCCGGACCTCCTCGCCCGGGCGTTCGGGACGACCGGCATCGCGAACACCAAGTTCGGCGCGCTCGCCGAGGCGTTCGCCGGGCTCGGCGCGTTCATCTATCTTCCCGCGGATCGAGCGTACGACGAACCGATCCTGATCCGGTGCGACGCGGCGCCCGGCGCGGCGATCTTTCCCTGGAACGTCGTCCTGGCCGAACGCGGTGCGAGCGCGACCATCGTCGAACGCATTACTGGCAGCGGCGACGCGTTCGTCTGCGGTGCCGCGGAAATCGTCACCGAGGAGAATGCCGACGTGACGTACGCGGTTCTGCAACGTGCCTCCGAAAGTGCGCGCATTATCACGACCCGCTCGGCTCGGCCCGGCCGCGACGCGACGGTTTCTTGGGCATGTGCGGAGCTCGGCGGCCGGCTCGCGGCCGGAGATCTCTCGGTTGAGTTCGATCATCCCGGAGCGCGCGCCGACGTCACCGGAATCTTCTTCCCGCGATCAACGCAGCACGTGGACGTCGTCAGTACGGTCGACCATCGCGCCGGCGAGGCGACCTCCGAGACGATGATCAAGTCGGCCGCGAGCGAGCGCGGACAGGCGCGCTTTCTCGGCAACATCCGCATCGCACCCCACGCGCAGGGCAGCGACGCGCGGCTGCGCGACGACGCACTCCTGCTCTCGACGACCGCCCACATCGACTCCGTTCCCGCGCTGGAGATCGGCGCGAACGACGTCAAAGCCTATCACGGCGCGACCGTCGGTGCCATCGACGTGGATCAGATCTTTTACATGGAATCGCGCGGCATCGAGCGCTACGCGGCGGAGCGCATGATCGCGCTCGGATTCTTTGAACCCGCAATCGAGCGATTTCCCACCGCGCGGCTCCGCGACGAGATCCGCGCCGCCCTCGCAGAGAAACTATCATGA
- a CDS encoding iron-sulfur cluster assembly scaffold protein, which produces MDFPKFQRLVEERSGFRTMENPTASGEYFSDSCGDMYNFFLKIGPGAVIEDISYFTTGCGFGTATCSLVVELAQGKTIDEALAITTAEIEQQLDGYPDKKKDYPERALEALHVALDDYRGKVAGGSVPDYAAMPRTAAPTQPEPAAAQPSPNGEPERLLIKLR; this is translated from the coding sequence ATGGATTTTCCGAAGTTTCAGCGCCTCGTCGAGGAGCGCAGCGGATTTCGCACGATGGAGAACCCCACGGCGAGCGGTGAGTACTTCAGCGACTCCTGTGGCGACATGTACAACTTCTTCTTGAAGATCGGCCCGGGCGCGGTGATCGAGGACATCTCCTACTTCACAACCGGATGCGGCTTCGGCACCGCCACGTGCAGTCTCGTGGTCGAGCTCGCGCAGGGCAAGACCATCGACGAGGCGTTGGCCATCACGACCGCGGAGATCGAGCAACAACTCGACGGTTATCCCGACAAGAAGAAGGATTATCCGGAGCGCGCGCTCGAGGCGCTGCACGTCGCGCTCGACGACTATCGCGGTAAGGTCGCGGGCGGCTCCGTTCCCGACTACGCCGCGATGCCGCGCACCGCGGCGCCAACGCAGCCTGAACCAGCTGCGGCGCAACCTTCACCCAACGGCGAACCCGAAAGACTCCTCATCAAACTGCGTTAG
- a CDS encoding cation acetate symporter, translating into MRTEQTLVLFAIFVGITLIVTYWASGQSTTRRGFYAANRRIGGLQNGWAIAGEYFSAASFLGITGLIAFYGFDGFMYAVGWLVAYLAVLFLVAEPLRNTGKYTVADLVSFRLRGRGVRATAALSTLAITLFFLIAQMVGVSALAKLLLPRLGDVAAIIAVGVLMLTYVLFGGMLATTWVQIITAALLLSAALGLSFLVLAHYHFSFANFLAAASHVNAGGHAVNLLQPGLLFHGAPGAWNLVSLGLALVLGTAGLPHILMRFFTVPSAQAARTSVAWAMVLIGAFYLSTSFMGLGAATIVGKERIGPRMYAGQAIAYIAHHPTQQNQLDEQLTKQGYIVPEPDSNLAAPLLATGLEGSLLTAFVAAVAFATILAVVSGLTITASSAFAHDIWFSLVRNGRGDESEHLFVARIAAFGVGVLAIVLSIALRGFNVAFLVGLAFAVAASANVPVILLALSWRRFSRSGAMVGMLSGLGASLALIAASPVFMGNRASFPLENPGIVSIPIGFVGAILGTLLWRDRESEQMFDQLEVRANTGLGAEI; encoded by the coding sequence ATGAGAACGGAGCAGACGCTCGTGCTGTTCGCGATCTTCGTCGGCATCACGCTGATCGTAACCTACTGGGCATCCGGCCAGAGCACGACGCGGCGCGGCTTCTACGCCGCGAACCGGCGCATCGGCGGACTCCAGAACGGCTGGGCTATCGCCGGAGAGTACTTCTCGGCCGCCTCCTTCCTAGGGATCACCGGGCTGATCGCGTTCTACGGCTTCGACGGTTTCATGTACGCGGTAGGATGGCTGGTCGCGTACCTGGCGGTGCTGTTCCTCGTCGCCGAACCGCTGCGCAACACCGGCAAGTACACCGTCGCCGATCTCGTGTCGTTCCGGTTGCGCGGCCGCGGCGTCCGCGCGACGGCGGCGCTCTCCACGCTCGCGATCACGCTGTTCTTCCTGATCGCCCAGATGGTCGGCGTCAGCGCGCTGGCAAAGTTGCTGCTACCGCGGCTGGGCGACGTCGCAGCGATCATCGCCGTCGGCGTGCTGATGCTGACCTACGTTCTATTCGGCGGCATGCTCGCGACCACGTGGGTCCAGATCATCACCGCCGCGCTCTTGCTGTCGGCGGCGCTCGGCCTCTCGTTTCTGGTGCTGGCGCACTATCACTTCTCGTTCGCCAATTTCCTCGCAGCGGCGTCGCACGTCAACGCCGGCGGTCACGCCGTCAATCTGCTTCAACCCGGCCTGCTCTTCCACGGCGCGCCGGGCGCCTGGAATCTCGTGTCGCTCGGCCTGGCGCTTGTGCTCGGCACCGCCGGCCTGCCGCACATCCTGATGCGCTTCTTCACGGTGCCGTCGGCGCAGGCCGCCCGCACGTCGGTAGCCTGGGCGATGGTGCTGATCGGCGCGTTCTACCTGTCGACGTCGTTCATGGGTCTGGGCGCCGCAACGATCGTCGGCAAGGAGCGCATCGGCCCGCGCATGTACGCGGGCCAAGCGATTGCGTACATCGCACATCACCCCACGCAGCAAAACCAACTCGACGAACAGCTGACGAAGCAGGGCTACATCGTCCCGGAGCCCGACAGCAACCTCGCAGCTCCGCTGCTGGCCACCGGACTCGAGGGTTCGCTGCTGACGGCGTTTGTCGCGGCGGTCGCGTTCGCCACGATCCTTGCCGTCGTATCGGGCCTCACGATCACCGCGTCCTCCGCCTTCGCGCACGACATCTGGTTCAGTCTCGTGCGAAATGGCCGCGGTGACGAGAGCGAGCATCTCTTCGTCGCGCGTATCGCGGCGTTCGGCGTAGGTGTCCTCGCGATCGTGTTGTCGATTGCGCTGCGCGGGTTCAACGTGGCGTTTCTCGTCGGGCTCGCGTTCGCGGTCGCGGCAAGCGCGAACGTTCCCGTTATTTTGCTGGCGTTGTCGTGGCGCCGCTTCTCGCGCTCGGGGGCGATGGTCGGCATGCTCTCGGGCCTCGGAGCGTCCCTTGCGCTGATCGCCGCGAGTCCGGTGTTCATGGGAAATCGCGCGAGCTTTCCGCTCGAAAACCCGGGCATCGTCTCGATTCCCATCGGCTTCGTCGGCGCGATTCTCGGCACGTTATTGTGGCGCGACCGCGAGTCAGAGCAGATGTTCGACCAGCTCGAGGTTCGCGCCAATACCGGTCTCGGCGCCGAGATCTAG
- the thpR gene encoding RNA 2',3'-cyclic phosphodiesterase: MSERKRRLFVGIDLDASTRAACAAVAERLTRAGFAARYEAPEKLHVTLAFLGYVAPEQYGDVVSALAAAAKGAPFTVTLDKLGGFPHERRPRIAYVGAREQGPPFRELAGSVRREYAALGFEFKNDSVAHVTVARVKAPIRPLPLIEFLPISLPMERLTLFESLPDRANNTSRYERVESIALTS; this comes from the coding sequence GTGAGCGAGCGCAAGCGGCGCCTTTTCGTCGGAATCGACCTCGACGCTTCCACTCGCGCCGCGTGCGCGGCCGTTGCGGAGCGGCTGACGCGCGCTGGTTTCGCGGCGCGCTACGAAGCTCCCGAAAAGCTGCACGTCACGCTGGCGTTCCTCGGCTACGTCGCGCCGGAGCAGTACGGTGACGTCGTTTCCGCGCTAGCAGCGGCCGCGAAGGGCGCGCCCTTCACCGTCACGCTCGACAAGCTCGGCGGTTTTCCGCACGAACGCCGACCGCGCATCGCATACGTCGGCGCGCGCGAGCAGGGTCCGCCGTTTCGCGAGCTCGCCGGCAGCGTTCGCCGCGAGTACGCCGCGCTCGGTTTCGAGTTCAAAAACGACTCGGTGGCACACGTCACGGTTGCGCGCGTCAAGGCGCCGATCCGTCCGCTCCCGTTGATTGAGTTCCTGCCTATTTCACTGCCCATGGAACGCCTGACTCTGTTCGAATCCTTGCCCGACCGCGCGAACAACACATCTCGCTACGAACGCGTGGAATCCATCGCGCTGACGTCGTGA
- a CDS encoding SUF system NifU family Fe-S cluster assembly protein, which produces MRRNREGRARLRDLGEPQLDDFYRDYILDHYRNPRNFGMLEHSDAEAEDLNPLCGDQIRMQLKLDDGVVEDVRFSGKGCAISQASASMLTETVKGMKLADVAKLSKDAVLENVGIGISPTRMKCAMLGLRVLKSAAIGELAGWPDEE; this is translated from the coding sequence GTGCGCCGGAATCGAGAAGGCCGCGCGCGTCTTCGGGATCTAGGGGAACCTCAACTGGACGACTTTTATCGCGATTACATCCTGGACCACTATCGGAACCCGCGGAACTTCGGCATGCTCGAGCACTCGGACGCCGAAGCCGAGGACCTCAACCCGCTCTGCGGCGATCAGATTCGCATGCAGCTTAAGCTCGACGACGGGGTGGTCGAGGACGTCCGGTTCTCCGGCAAGGGCTGCGCCATCAGCCAAGCCTCGGCCTCGATGCTGACGGAGACGGTGAAGGGCATGAAGCTGGCGGACGTCGCGAAGCTGTCGAAGGACGCGGTCTTGGAGAACGTCGGCATCGGCATAAGCCCGACGCGCATGAAATGCGCGATGTTGGGGCTGCGCGTACTCAAGAGCGCCGCGATCGGCGAGCTCGCCGGCTGGCCGGACGAGGAGTGA